One stretch of Niallia sp. XMNu-256 DNA includes these proteins:
- a CDS encoding acetyl-CoA carboxylase biotin carboxylase subunit — protein MPYFNRVLIANRGEIARRIIRTCHRLGIETVAVYSEADADAPFVREATEAVCIGPAQAKKSYLDIENIIQAAKETKVDAIHPGYGFLSENPLFVESCEQENIVFIGPAANIMKIMGSKLEARTQMQAAGVPVVPGSAGKLGSLDEALAIAEKLGYPLMLKASAGGGGIGMQLVQNEEEMIKAYDTTIQKAQSFFNDGTVFLEKWISDSHHIEVQVAADRFGNVVHLFERECSVQRRNQKVVEESPSSFLDESLRAKLLEAAVRGVAEIGYTNVGTMEFIFDGNHNFYFLEMNTRLQVEHPVTEEITGIDLVEWQLMIAAGDKLPLNQDEITRKGHSIECRLYAEDPVTFFPSPGKLTTLKLPNGNVRLDFGVEEGSAVSPFYDAMIGKIIVHADTRSESIKKMIDTLNKIEVEGIKTNLALLDQIMKMKQFVSGNYTTQILEKKEIKS, from the coding sequence ATGCCTTATTTCAATAGAGTACTCATTGCAAACAGAGGAGAGATTGCTAGAAGGATTATCCGTACTTGTCATCGTCTCGGCATTGAGACGGTCGCGGTTTATTCAGAAGCAGATGCCGATGCACCTTTTGTTCGTGAAGCAACCGAGGCGGTCTGTATTGGCCCTGCACAAGCTAAAAAAAGTTATTTGGATATTGAAAACATCATCCAAGCAGCTAAAGAAACAAAAGTAGATGCCATTCATCCAGGCTATGGGTTTTTATCAGAAAACCCCCTTTTTGTTGAGAGTTGTGAACAAGAAAATATTGTCTTTATCGGACCCGCTGCCAACATTATGAAGATCATGGGTTCCAAGCTTGAGGCTAGAACTCAAATGCAAGCGGCCGGCGTCCCAGTAGTTCCAGGCTCAGCAGGAAAGCTTGGTTCACTAGACGAGGCCCTTGCCATTGCTGAAAAACTAGGCTATCCACTTATGCTTAAAGCGAGTGCAGGCGGCGGTGGAATTGGCATGCAGCTTGTTCAAAATGAAGAAGAAATGATTAAAGCTTATGATACGACGATTCAGAAAGCACAATCCTTTTTTAATGATGGAACCGTCTTTTTAGAAAAGTGGATATCCGATTCCCATCATATTGAAGTCCAAGTAGCAGCTGATCGTTTTGGAAATGTTGTTCATTTATTTGAGAGAGAGTGCTCTGTTCAACGTAGAAATCAAAAAGTGGTTGAGGAAAGTCCTTCATCATTTTTAGATGAGTCTTTAAGAGCCAAATTATTAGAAGCAGCTGTCCGAGGGGTAGCAGAAATTGGTTATACGAATGTCGGAACGATGGAATTTATTTTTGATGGGAATCATAATTTTTACTTTTTAGAAATGAATACAAGATTACAAGTTGAGCATCCCGTTACAGAGGAGATAACGGGAATTGATTTAGTTGAATGGCAATTAATGATTGCTGCTGGTGACAAACTTCCGCTTAATCAGGATGAAATCACACGAAAGGGTCATTCCATTGAATGTCGTCTATATGCGGAAGACCCTGTCACATTCTTTCCTTCTCCAGGAAAGCTAACAACCTTGAAACTACCTAATGGGAATGTACGACTTGATTTTGGTGTAGAAGAAGGCAGTGCTGTTTCTCCGTTTTATGATGCGATGATTGGAAAAATTATTGTACACGCTGATACGAGAAGTGAATCCATTAAAAAAATGATTGACACACTTAACAAAATAGAGGTAGAAGGCATTAAAACGAACCTTGCCCTCTTAGATCAAATTATGAAAATGAAGCAGTTTGTATCCGGTAACTACACAACACAGATATTAGAGAAAAAGGAAATCAAGTCATAA
- a CDS encoding peptidylprolyl isomerase yields the protein MKKWILPITMAVGILSLTACNNGDGSDLIVESKAGNITKDEFYAEMKDMAGQPVLQQMVYEKVLADKYEVSNKELDEKVTEMKEQYGDTFFLQYGFESEESFRDDYLRLNLLLEKAVSSDITDKDVKKYYEEEYRPDIKARHILVEDEEKAKEVKSKLDAGEKFEDLAKEYSTDGTAEKGGDLGWFGPGAMVPEFEEAAYALDVNEISEPVQSQFGFHIIQVTDKKEKEPFEEVKGKMKENLLNSRLSDMETIQSVIDRELKDAGVEVKDKDLQGILGTTEEKAEEK from the coding sequence GTGAAAAAATGGATATTGCCAATTACGATGGCAGTCGGAATCCTCTCTTTAACAGCTTGTAATAATGGAGATGGATCAGATCTCATTGTAGAATCAAAAGCGGGAAATATAACTAAAGATGAATTTTATGCTGAAATGAAGGATATGGCCGGACAACCTGTCTTGCAGCAAATGGTTTATGAAAAGGTTTTAGCAGATAAATATGAGGTTTCAAATAAAGAATTAGATGAAAAAGTTACGGAAATGAAGGAACAGTACGGAGATACATTTTTCCTTCAGTATGGTTTCGAAAGTGAAGAATCCTTTAGAGATGACTATTTAAGACTAAATCTTTTATTAGAGAAAGCCGTTAGTTCAGATATTACAGATAAAGATGTAAAGAAGTATTATGAGGAAGAATACCGTCCTGACATTAAAGCAAGACATATTCTTGTTGAAGATGAAGAGAAGGCTAAAGAAGTTAAATCGAAGCTTGATGCTGGTGAGAAGTTCGAGGATTTAGCAAAGGAATACTCAACAGATGGAACAGCTGAAAAAGGCGGAGATCTTGGTTGGTTTGGACCAGGAGCAATGGTGCCTGAATTTGAAGAAGCCGCTTATGCTTTAGATGTGAATGAAATCAGCGAGCCCGTCCAATCACAATTTGGATTTCACATCATTCAAGTAACGGATAAAAAGGAAAAAGAACCTTTTGAAGAGGTTAAAGGTAAAATGAAAGAAAACCTTTTGAACTCTCGGTTATCGGATATGGAAACCATTCAATCTGTCATTGATCGTGAGCTGAAAGACGCTGGCGTTGAGGTTAAGGATAAAGATCTTCAAGGGATCTTAGGCACTACAGAAGAAAAAGCTGAAGAAAAATAA
- a CDS encoding xanthine dehydrogenase family protein subunit M, whose translation MIPVKFDYVHAESIQQAIKLLQESDGEGKLIAGGHSLLPLMKFRLTEPSVLIDISRVSELKGINKEGDRIVVGALTTHYEAANDPIIKEYIPVLADTVRQIGDIQIRNRGTVGGNIAHADPAADIPAAAVALDAEIEMISEDGVDTMDVHSFIIGPLITALPEDSIVKSVSFQIPPSHTKSVYLKYFHPASGYPVVGVAAVAGVDKDGTIDYVKIGVTGVGDVAFRAEAVEQTLLGQKPTQALIHEASKLAAEGAEMGSDLFASAEYRENLCKVYTERALSSVLL comes from the coding sequence ATGATACCTGTCAAATTTGATTATGTACATGCAGAATCAATCCAACAAGCGATTAAGTTACTGCAAGAAAGTGACGGAGAGGGCAAGTTAATTGCCGGCGGCCATAGCTTATTGCCGTTAATGAAATTTAGATTAACAGAACCAAGTGTACTCATTGATATTAGTCGAGTTAGTGAACTAAAGGGGATCAATAAGGAAGGAGATCGTATCGTAGTTGGGGCTTTAACTACTCATTATGAGGCCGCAAACGATCCGATCATTAAAGAGTATATTCCGGTACTTGCTGATACCGTACGCCAAATTGGGGATATACAAATTCGTAATCGTGGCACAGTCGGAGGAAATATTGCCCATGCAGACCCGGCAGCAGACATACCAGCAGCAGCTGTGGCTCTAGATGCGGAAATTGAAATGATTAGTGAGGATGGCGTAGACACAATGGATGTCCATAGCTTTATTATTGGGCCGCTTATTACTGCTTTACCTGAAGATAGCATCGTAAAGTCTGTATCGTTCCAAATCCCTCCATCCCATACGAAATCGGTTTATTTGAAGTATTTCCACCCTGCCTCGGGCTATCCAGTTGTCGGCGTGGCAGCCGTAGCGGGTGTAGATAAAGATGGTACGATTGATTACGTCAAAATCGGGGTTACTGGCGTAGGGGATGTGGCGTTTCGTGCAGAAGCTGTTGAACAAACCCTTTTAGGCCAAAAGCCAACACAAGCGTTGATTCATGAGGCATCCAAGCTTGCAGCAGAAGGAGCTGAAATGGGCAGTGATTTATTTGCTTCAGCAGAATATCGGGAAAATTTATGTAAAGTGTATACGGAACGCGCTTTAAGTAGTGTACTATTATAA
- a CDS encoding (2Fe-2S)-binding protein, which yields MEIKKQKVTVNVNGAERSAEVEPRKLLVHYLRDDLGLTGTHIGCDTSQCGACTILVNGDAVKSCTMLAVQTEGAKISTVEGLGTIENLHPMQQSFWEEHGLQCGYCTPGVMMAMIAILKDNPNPTEEEIREGMEGVICRCTGYQFIVSAVQKAAKIMAERDQLQNGNALVGEGSMNG from the coding sequence ATGGAAATTAAGAAGCAAAAAGTAACCGTAAACGTGAATGGTGCTGAACGAAGTGCTGAAGTGGAGCCCCGGAAACTACTTGTGCATTATTTACGTGATGATCTAGGATTGACAGGTACACATATCGGATGTGACACAAGCCAATGTGGGGCTTGTACGATCTTGGTAAATGGAGATGCAGTTAAGTCATGTACGATGCTTGCGGTTCAAACAGAGGGGGCTAAAATCTCAACAGTCGAAGGACTAGGAACGATTGAAAATCTTCACCCAATGCAGCAAAGTTTTTGGGAGGAGCATGGTTTACAATGTGGCTACTGTACACCGGGAGTCATGATGGCCATGATTGCTATATTAAAAGATAACCCAAATCCGACAGAGGAAGAGATTCGAGAGGGGATGGAAGGAGTCATTTGTCGCTGTACAGGTTATCAGTTTATCGTCAGTGCTGTTCAAAAAGCAGCCAAGATTATGGCTGAAAGAGACCAATTACAAAACGGAAATGCACTAGTTGGGGAGGGATCAATGAATGGCTAA
- a CDS encoding carbon monoxide dehydrogenase subunit G has product MNIEQTYTFKDVSRELLWQTLQDQGCLQRSLPGCKVFEEVEEKVYNTELGINIGPVKGVFTAVVRQVDIIEPYSYRLLVQGKGKPGEIDADASMILEESEQGATLTCKAEVKVTGTLASVGQRVMGGVAKVVLGKFFKDIEKETKEMAKL; this is encoded by the coding sequence TTGAATATTGAACAAACTTATACGTTTAAAGATGTATCACGAGAGTTGCTTTGGCAAACCCTTCAGGATCAAGGATGTCTACAACGATCTTTACCAGGCTGCAAGGTTTTTGAAGAAGTAGAGGAAAAGGTTTATAACACAGAGCTTGGAATTAATATTGGCCCGGTCAAGGGGGTATTCACAGCTGTCGTTCGCCAAGTTGATATAATTGAACCCTATTCATATCGATTGCTTGTACAAGGAAAAGGGAAGCCAGGTGAGATTGATGCAGATGCTTCTATGATTCTAGAGGAATCTGAGCAAGGAGCGACGCTTACTTGTAAGGCAGAAGTCAAAGTTACAGGTACACTTGCATCCGTTGGGCAACGGGTTATGGGAGGTGTGGCTAAGGTCGTATTAGGCAAGTTTTTTAAAGATATTGAAAAAGAAACGAAAGAAATGGCTAAGCTCTAA
- a CDS encoding XdhC/CoxI family protein produces MSENALVMEAIKKAQESSIKAALATVVSVKGSAYRREGAMMLIDGAEKTTGMISGGCLESDVAETAKEVIVSGQPILKTYDLDEDLVWGLGLGCPGIVDIYIEPVPTRDEMTECRSFNRWLDCVKNQEEGVLVTILQTEGYADGGRMFIPKEGSPIGSLGDRFLNEKAATIGLAKLNESNPKSESILMTRSDGVELLVFLDVYIPPVTLLIFGAGHDALPVAKLGVSLGMRTVVVDQRPAFNNEERFPGMKRLVINPAKFNEQIKITNRTYIVIMNHHIDRDIETLKFVLPSNAAYIGLLGPRSRGNKLIHAIETEGIRVSDNKLAKLHSPIGLDIGSVTPEEIAISILAEIIAVRTGHHGGFLQGSQRIHGIVN; encoded by the coding sequence ATGTCTGAAAATGCATTAGTGATGGAAGCGATTAAGAAAGCGCAAGAATCTAGTATAAAAGCGGCTTTAGCTACAGTTGTAAGCGTAAAGGGGTCTGCTTATCGTCGTGAAGGTGCCATGATGCTTATAGATGGAGCTGAAAAAACAACAGGAATGATTTCGGGTGGTTGCCTTGAATCAGATGTTGCAGAAACAGCAAAAGAGGTTATAGTTTCCGGACAACCTATTCTCAAAACGTATGATTTGGATGAAGATCTTGTATGGGGACTAGGTCTTGGGTGTCCTGGAATCGTAGACATTTATATCGAACCTGTTCCAACAAGGGATGAAATGACTGAATGTCGATCTTTTAATCGTTGGCTTGATTGTGTAAAAAATCAAGAAGAAGGAGTTTTGGTAACCATTCTTCAAACGGAAGGATATGCTGATGGGGGCAGAATGTTTATACCTAAGGAAGGAAGTCCAATTGGTTCACTTGGTGATCGCTTCTTAAATGAAAAGGCAGCCACGATTGGATTAGCTAAATTAAATGAATCGAATCCTAAGTCAGAAAGCATTTTAATGACAAGAAGTGACGGAGTGGAACTTCTTGTGTTTTTGGATGTATATATCCCGCCTGTTACCTTGTTGATTTTTGGCGCAGGTCATGATGCCCTTCCAGTAGCTAAATTAGGTGTTTCATTAGGGATGAGAACAGTTGTGGTCGATCAGCGTCCTGCATTTAACAACGAAGAACGATTTCCAGGTATGAAAAGGTTGGTTATCAATCCAGCTAAATTTAACGAACAAATCAAAATAACGAATCGCACCTATATTGTAATTATGAATCATCATATTGATAGAGATATTGAAACATTGAAGTTTGTTTTACCTTCAAACGCTGCATATATAGGTCTGCTTGGACCGCGATCCCGAGGAAACAAACTAATTCATGCAATTGAAACTGAAGGAATCAGGGTTTCCGACAATAAGCTTGCTAAACTACATAGTCCAATTGGCCTGGATATTGGTTCTGTGACACCTGAAGAGATTGCCATTAGTATTCTAGCAGAGATTATTGCTGTCAGAACAGGTCATCATGGAGGATTTCTTCAAGGTTCTCAGAGAATCCATGGAATAGTTAACTAA
- a CDS encoding nucleotidyltransferase family protein → MNNISAIILAAGTSSRMGSVKQLLPLGNKPLLKHVIDKVTAEDFSEIIVVIGYESKNIKRRIAFTDERIRWVENTEYRSGQSSSLRCGFQNLKETDRNVMVFLGDLPFVSCSTIKRVYEMGQKQLSIFNEPFVIRPQYNDIKGHPVFFGRLQVKLFSSLQGDHGGKMIMKQISHQMTIEVEDEGILSDIDTPEAYEKAKLALKGFHF, encoded by the coding sequence ATGAATAATATTAGTGCCATCATTCTTGCCGCAGGAACCTCTTCAAGAATGGGATCTGTAAAGCAACTTCTGCCACTTGGCAATAAACCTTTATTGAAACATGTAATCGATAAAGTAACCGCTGAGGATTTTTCCGAAATTATTGTAGTAATTGGTTATGAAAGCAAAAATATTAAAAGGAGAATAGCGTTTACAGATGAGCGTATACGTTGGGTGGAGAATACTGAGTATCGATCAGGTCAGAGCTCATCCTTACGATGTGGATTCCAGAATTTAAAAGAAACTGATCGTAATGTTATGGTTTTTCTTGGAGATCTGCCATTTGTTTCATGCTCAACCATTAAAAGGGTCTATGAAATGGGACAGAAACAACTTAGTATATTCAACGAGCCTTTTGTGATTCGTCCTCAATATAATGACATCAAAGGACATCCCGTATTTTTCGGAAGATTACAAGTAAAATTATTTTCGAGTCTTCAAGGAGATCATGGAGGGAAGATGATCATGAAGCAGATTTCTCATCAAATGACGATTGAAGTCGAAGACGAAGGAATTCTATCTGACATTGATACGCCTGAAGCATATGAAAAGGCAAAATTGGCTTTGAAAGGATTTCACTTTTAA
- a CDS encoding molybdopterin cofactor-binding domain-containing protein has product MAKIVGTPVKRKEDPRLLTGNGRFADDIQLPGMLYATVIRSPHAHAKIKNILIDDALRLEGVVAIYTGKDLEGKIGPIPTTWRVPGCNLKEAPHYPLASDTVRYVGDGVVLVIADDRYTVRDAVDLIEVDYEVLPAVVRQKEAIKDNQLVIHEDIENNIALHWKAGEVADELIESAEVVVRESFNLQRVFPSAIETRAAIGQYDAGSGDLTLWCSSQNPHIHRMVLSEVLNIPESKLRVIAPDMGGGFGGKIGVHPDEALVGYAARDLNRPVKWIELRSENFIAANAGRDEIIDVELAGKKDGTLTAIRVKNTANLGAYLSTFGPGCPTIDFGLMITGAYDIPHASCETIGVYTNTTPIDAYRGAGKPEATYQIERMIDLFAKKIAMDPVEIRRKNFVKKEAFPYTNAQGLLYDSGDYEKPLQRALDIINYESLRKEQEKLRKLGKLIGIGFSTYVELCGFGPSKVAGAIGFQGGVWENATVRIHPSGKATVFCGTSPHGQGHATTFGQIVADKLGIPLDDIEFVFSDTKSVSMGWGTYGSRSTAVGGGAIAYAADRVVEKAKKIAAHELEAAEEDIVFENGIFQLKGVPGHQRTFQEVARSANYAWNLPEGMEPSLEGQSFFDPENFVYPFGTHIVVLEIDKQTGEIELKRYVCVDDVGNVINPLTAEGQVHGGIAQGVGQALWEGAIFSEEGQLLTGTLMDYALPKARFFPHIESEFTVTPTTVNPIGSKGVGETGTTASIAAVANAVIDALAPYDVTDVEMPITPEKVWRVIQSGEENE; this is encoded by the coding sequence ATGGCTAAAATAGTTGGTACTCCAGTAAAACGAAAAGAAGATCCTCGGCTATTAACGGGAAATGGAAGATTTGCCGATGATATTCAATTACCAGGTATGTTATATGCAACAGTCATAAGAAGTCCTCATGCCCACGCAAAGATTAAAAATATTCTAATCGACGATGCATTGAGGTTAGAAGGCGTTGTTGCCATCTATACAGGGAAGGATCTAGAAGGAAAAATCGGTCCAATTCCAACAACCTGGCGTGTACCTGGCTGTAATTTAAAAGAGGCACCACATTATCCATTAGCTAGTGATACTGTGCGTTATGTTGGTGATGGAGTTGTATTAGTTATTGCTGATGACCGTTATACCGTTCGTGATGCAGTCGATTTAATTGAAGTAGACTATGAAGTTCTTCCTGCTGTTGTCCGTCAAAAAGAGGCAATTAAAGACAATCAACTAGTCATTCATGAGGATATTGAAAATAATATTGCCCTTCACTGGAAAGCGGGTGAAGTAGCAGATGAACTGATTGAAAGTGCTGAAGTGGTTGTTCGAGAAAGCTTTAATTTGCAGCGGGTTTTTCCTAGTGCTATTGAAACTCGTGCCGCAATCGGACAATATGATGCAGGTAGTGGTGATTTAACCCTTTGGTGCTCTTCCCAAAATCCACATATTCATAGAATGGTATTATCAGAGGTACTGAACATTCCAGAATCAAAGCTGCGCGTAATAGCTCCAGATATGGGGGGAGGGTTTGGTGGTAAAATTGGCGTACACCCTGATGAAGCGTTAGTTGGTTATGCTGCTCGTGATCTTAACAGACCAGTTAAATGGATTGAGCTTAGAAGTGAAAACTTTATTGCGGCAAATGCTGGACGGGATGAGATCATTGACGTTGAACTTGCTGGAAAAAAAGATGGGACCCTTACTGCCATTCGGGTGAAAAACACAGCTAATTTAGGTGCTTATTTATCTACGTTTGGTCCAGGGTGTCCGACGATTGACTTTGGTTTAATGATTACTGGAGCTTATGATATCCCGCATGCCTCATGTGAAACGATCGGTGTTTATACAAACACAACTCCAATTGATGCATATCGTGGGGCAGGTAAGCCAGAGGCGACTTATCAAATTGAAAGGATGATTGATTTATTTGCTAAGAAAATAGCTATGGACCCGGTTGAAATTAGAAGAAAGAATTTCGTGAAAAAAGAGGCTTTTCCTTATACAAATGCGCAAGGGTTACTTTATGACAGTGGAGATTATGAAAAGCCGCTGCAAAGAGCTTTAGACATCATTAATTATGAGAGCTTACGTAAAGAGCAAGAGAAATTAAGGAAACTAGGGAAATTAATTGGAATTGGCTTTTCAACCTATGTAGAGTTATGCGGATTTGGACCTTCAAAGGTGGCAGGGGCTATCGGTTTCCAAGGCGGTGTTTGGGAGAATGCAACGGTTCGGATTCATCCGTCTGGAAAAGCAACTGTTTTTTGTGGAACTTCACCACACGGTCAAGGACATGCTACAACATTTGGCCAAATCGTAGCAGATAAGCTTGGCATCCCATTAGATGATATCGAGTTTGTTTTCAGTGATACAAAATCAGTATCGATGGGATGGGGCACATATGGTTCTCGTTCCACTGCAGTCGGAGGTGGGGCTATTGCTTATGCTGCGGATCGTGTTGTTGAAAAAGCAAAGAAAATTGCTGCCCATGAATTAGAAGCAGCAGAGGAAGATATTGTATTTGAAAATGGAATTTTCCAATTAAAAGGAGTGCCAGGTCATCAACGTACATTCCAAGAGGTTGCTAGAAGTGCTAACTATGCATGGAATTTACCCGAAGGGATGGAGCCTTCTCTAGAAGGGCAATCATTCTTTGATCCTGAGAATTTTGTTTATCCGTTCGGTACACATATTGTTGTCCTAGAAATTGATAAGCAAACAGGTGAAATTGAGTTAAAACGTTATGTATGTGTGGATGATGTAGGAAATGTAATTAATCCCTTAACTGCTGAAGGACAAGTACATGGAGGAATTGCACAAGGTGTTGGGCAAGCTTTATGGGAAGGGGCTATTTTCAGTGAAGAAGGACAGCTGTTAACTGGAACGTTAATGGATTATGCATTACCAAAAGCACGTTTCTTCCCACATATTGAGTCAGAGTTTACAGTAACTCCTACAACAGTAAATCCAATCGGGTCAAAAGGAGTTGGTGAAACAGGCACAACGGCTTCTATTGCAGCTGTAGCAAATGCTGTTATTGATGCATTAGCTCCATACGATGTAACAGATGTTGAAATGCCAATTACACCAGAAAAAGTTTGGCGTGTGATTCAAAGTGGGGAGGAGAACGAATGA
- a CDS encoding 5-oxoprolinase subunit PxpA has product MVKIDLNCDMGESFGLYEIGNDEEMMQYITSANIACGFHGGDPYVMKKTVALAKKYGVGIGAHPAFPDLLGFGRRYMTCTPDEVRDYVTYQLGALREFCRAQDVQIQHCKPHGALFMKAMEDKQLARSILEAVHDAGPNMIIFALNQSEVYEEAIKMGIPVAKEVYSDREHTETGSIVLTRKGSEIKDYDEMAQRVVRMVKEGKVLTYDGNDVSIEAQTVCIHGDTPGAPILAKAIVRALNAAEVEITSIKNIV; this is encoded by the coding sequence GTGGTAAAGATCGACTTAAATTGTGACATGGGTGAAAGCTTTGGTTTATATGAAATCGGCAATGACGAGGAAATGATGCAGTATATCACTTCTGCTAATATCGCTTGCGGATTTCACGGTGGTGATCCTTATGTGATGAAAAAAACAGTGGCTCTTGCCAAAAAATACGGGGTGGGCATAGGCGCCCATCCAGCTTTCCCGGATTTATTAGGGTTTGGTCGCCGCTATATGACATGTACTCCTGATGAGGTAAGGGATTATGTCACGTACCAACTTGGCGCTTTACGTGAATTTTGTCGTGCTCAAGATGTACAAATTCAGCATTGCAAACCACATGGCGCTCTTTTTATGAAAGCGATGGAAGATAAACAGCTTGCGCGATCGATTTTAGAAGCAGTACATGATGCAGGTCCAAATATGATTATTTTTGCCCTCAATCAATCCGAGGTATATGAAGAGGCGATCAAAATGGGCATTCCTGTGGCTAAGGAGGTTTACTCCGATCGAGAACATACAGAGACAGGTTCCATTGTCTTAACAAGAAAAGGCTCAGAGATAAAGGATTATGATGAAATGGCACAACGAGTCGTTCGGATGGTAAAAGAGGGAAAAGTCCTTACTTATGATGGCAACGATGTTTCAATTGAAGCTCAGACTGTATGTATTCATGGGGATACACCAGGAGCACCCATCCTTGCAAAGGCAATTGTTCGAGCATTAAATGCTGCTGAAGTAGAAATTACTTCAATTAAAAACATAGTTTAG
- a CDS encoding acetyl-CoA carboxylase: MTDTNKKVLSPIPGVFYRKPAPDKEVFVNVGDLVNEGDVIGLIEVMKSFYEVKAEASGVLESFLVENEDMIDAGQELAIIVEK, encoded by the coding sequence ATGACAGATACGAATAAAAAAGTTTTATCACCAATTCCAGGAGTTTTTTACCGTAAACCAGCACCTGATAAAGAGGTGTTTGTTAATGTAGGAGACTTAGTTAATGAGGGGGATGTCATCGGATTAATTGAAGTAATGAAAAGTTTCTATGAGGTTAAAGCCGAAGCTAGCGGAGTTTTAGAAAGTTTTCTCGTTGAGAACGAGGATATGATTGATGCAGGTCAAGAGCTAGCCATTATCGTAGAAAAATAA
- a CDS encoding biotin-dependent carboxyltransferase family protein, whose amino-acid sequence MIKVIKPGLQTTVQDFGRIGHYEVGMPPSGAMDKFSYSVGNLLVGNGENAASLEITYIGPVLQFQQDAMIAITGGEIPPKVNGESVPMWETISVKAGDELSFDFVKQGARVYLAVAGGIDVPLIMESRSTYTLCGIGGHEGRALQEGDVLGIGKDVKNAVRIGSRIREEYLPTFSKVNEIRVVVGLCSYRLTEESKERFFSIDWTVTTEANRVGYRFKGERLQFVEREQPFGAGSNPSNVVDLGYPIGSIQVPDGVEPIALLNDAVTGGGYATICTIISTDLNKMAQIKTNEKVRFKAVNIEEALEIRKEYKQKVERIKQELQV is encoded by the coding sequence ATGATTAAAGTAATAAAACCCGGGCTACAAACAACTGTTCAAGATTTTGGAAGAATCGGCCATTATGAAGTTGGAATGCCTCCCTCTGGAGCCATGGACAAGTTTTCCTATTCAGTAGGGAATTTGCTTGTTGGAAATGGGGAAAATGCTGCTTCGCTAGAAATTACTTATATAGGCCCCGTTCTTCAATTTCAACAAGATGCAATGATCGCGATAACAGGAGGAGAGATTCCACCAAAAGTAAATGGTGAATCTGTTCCAATGTGGGAAACCATTTCCGTTAAGGCTGGAGATGAACTTTCTTTTGATTTTGTTAAGCAAGGTGCTCGTGTGTATTTAGCTGTAGCAGGAGGAATTGATGTCCCACTGATCATGGAATCCCGTTCTACTTATACGTTATGTGGAATCGGTGGCCACGAAGGAAGAGCATTACAAGAAGGGGATGTTTTGGGCATTGGAAAGGATGTAAAGAATGCAGTGAGGATTGGATCACGGATCCGTGAAGAATATCTTCCAACCTTCTCAAAGGTGAATGAAATCCGTGTGGTTGTAGGACTATGCAGTTATCGTTTGACCGAAGAAAGCAAGGAAAGGTTCTTCTCCATTGATTGGACGGTTACTACTGAGGCTAATCGTGTAGGCTACCGTTTTAAAGGAGAGCGTTTACAATTTGTTGAGCGCGAACAGCCATTTGGTGCAGGAAGCAATCCATCAAACGTAGTAGATCTCGGTTATCCAATTGGCTCAATTCAAGTGCCAGATGGTGTTGAACCGATTGCCTTATTAAATGATGCTGTGACTGGTGGGGGATACGCAACCATTTGTACGATCATCTCGACGGATTTAAATAAGATGGCACAAATAAAAACAAATGAAAAGGTCCGCTTTAAAGCAGTAAATATTGAAGAAGCCTTAGAGATTCGAAAAGAATACAAACAAAAAGTAGAAAGAATAAAACAAGAACTACAAGTATAG